One stretch of Aquimarina sp. Aq107 DNA includes these proteins:
- a CDS encoding PAS domain-containing protein — MKEFEGYDTMMAEYYNSISALVLPLSSWEFYGEHNWFLNNFKNDLDSLNKITKKWDFENVYHNELVHKKSVIVITNADLKIVYATRNIEKMSGYTPQEVVGNSPKMFQGEQTDLKTSKIIRAAIDNQEPFEVSIVNYKKDRSTYLCHIKGFPVRDKKGKLINYIAFEQAA; from the coding sequence ATGAAAGAGTTTGAGGGTTATGATACAATGATGGCAGAATATTACAATTCGATTTCTGCATTAGTACTTCCGTTGTCTAGTTGGGAATTCTATGGAGAACATAATTGGTTTTTGAATAATTTTAAGAATGATCTTGATTCTTTAAATAAAATAACCAAAAAGTGGGATTTCGAAAATGTATACCATAACGAACTTGTTCATAAAAAATCCGTTATAGTTATTACTAATGCAGATCTTAAAATAGTCTATGCTACTCGTAATATCGAAAAAATGAGTGGATACACGCCGCAAGAAGTTGTAGGTAATTCTCCAAAAATGTTTCAAGGTGAGCAAACAGATCTAAAAACATCCAAGATTATTAGAGCTGCAATTGATAATCAAGAACCATTCGAAGTTTCTATTGTTAATTATAAAAAAGATAGATCTACTTATCTATGTCATATTAAAGGTTTTCCTGTAAGAGACAAAAAAGGAAAATTAATTAACTATATAGCTTTTGAACAAGCTGCCTAA
- a CDS encoding TonB-dependent receptor domain-containing protein produces the protein MRLRDCKVVVFFLLLTTVVSAQYKIKGIVVNENNRPIQGAEVYNRSTGEQTITRGDGSFEFMDVEQGDYYLSVFSFDYEILERQVKVDKDLEVNFVLKTLGEELSEVVVTQRREKVFGLKRLKPVEGTAIYAGKKSEVVLLSNVQGNLASNNARQIYAQVAGLNIYENSTGGLQLNIGGRGLDPNRTANFNTRQNGYDISADVLGYPESYYTPPAEAIEEIQVVRGAASLQYGTQFGGLLNFKMKRPNPNKKIELVSRQTLGSYNLFTSFNSLGGTVGKFSYYTYFNYKKGDGFRANSEFDSKNAYVHLGYQLSDRTKLIGEFTYLDYLAKQPGGLTDTQFNIDPTFSNRTRNWFDVNWKLFSLKLEHEFSDNTDFSLNLFGLDASRSAVGFRGIPGSLNTNPITDVDEVDGSGNFVNSRDLIVDNFRNWGAEARLLTRYDLLDKESVFLIGSKFYKASNDSRQGSGGLGSGPDFNFQDEAFPDYPNQSSFDFPNVNLAIFGENIFKLSEKFSVTPGFRFEYIKTESEGTFNNVVFDNAGNPIANNIETDNRELDRSFFLFGIGSSYKLNNSLETYVNVSQNYRSITFSDIRVVSPTFRVDPNIGDEEGFTADIGVRGRLNNMLSYDVSVFGLVYDDRIGIVFNDRAERVRGNIGDAFIYGVESFVDWNIWNTFSGDNENYRLNLFANASFTSSEYTSSDLSGVEGNKVEFIPEINLKTGLKFGYKNFLADIQYTYLSEQFTDVSNASVALDGDNRNGIIGEIPSYSILDVSFSYTYKKFKLETGVNNLLDESYFTQRATGYPGPGIIPSDPLTWYATLQFKW, from the coding sequence ATGAGATTAAGGGATTGTAAAGTAGTTGTGTTTTTTTTACTATTAACTACAGTTGTATCGGCGCAATACAAGATTAAGGGGATTGTTGTAAATGAAAATAATCGACCAATTCAAGGTGCCGAGGTATATAATAGATCTACTGGAGAACAAACAATTACAAGAGGAGATGGTAGTTTCGAATTTATGGATGTGGAGCAAGGTGACTACTATTTATCTGTTTTTAGCTTTGATTATGAAATTTTGGAGCGACAAGTAAAGGTAGATAAGGATCTAGAAGTGAATTTTGTTCTAAAAACATTAGGAGAAGAGCTGTCTGAAGTTGTGGTAACACAACGAAGAGAAAAAGTATTTGGACTTAAACGTTTAAAACCTGTAGAAGGAACTGCGATATATGCAGGTAAAAAAAGTGAGGTAGTTTTATTAAGCAATGTTCAAGGTAATTTAGCTTCTAATAATGCGAGGCAAATTTATGCGCAGGTTGCTGGATTAAACATTTATGAGAATAGTACAGGTGGATTACAACTTAATATAGGAGGTAGAGGTTTGGACCCTAATCGTACAGCAAATTTTAATACCCGTCAGAACGGATATGATATTAGTGCTGATGTATTAGGTTATCCAGAAAGTTACTATACACCACCTGCAGAAGCTATTGAAGAAATACAAGTTGTGCGAGGAGCTGCTTCATTACAATATGGAACACAGTTTGGAGGTTTGTTAAATTTTAAAATGAAAAGACCAAATCCAAATAAAAAAATAGAATTAGTATCTCGTCAAACGTTAGGTTCCTATAATCTTTTTACCAGTTTCAATAGTTTAGGAGGTACCGTTGGTAAATTTAGTTATTATACTTATTTCAATTATAAGAAAGGTGATGGGTTTAGAGCTAACTCCGAATTTGATTCTAAGAATGCTTATGTTCATTTGGGGTATCAATTATCGGATCGAACTAAGTTGATCGGGGAGTTTACCTATTTGGATTATTTGGCTAAACAACCTGGTGGTTTAACAGATACACAATTTAATATAGATCCTACATTTAGTAATAGAACTAGAAATTGGTTTGATGTAAATTGGAAATTATTTTCTTTGAAACTAGAACATGAGTTTTCTGACAATACAGATTTTAGTCTTAATCTATTTGGTTTGGATGCTTCTAGATCTGCAGTAGGTTTTAGAGGAATTCCTGGTAGTCTCAATACAAACCCTATTACAGATGTTGATGAAGTAGATGGATCTGGTAATTTTGTGAATTCTAGAGATCTTATTGTTGATAATTTTAGAAATTGGGGAGCAGAGGCAAGATTGCTTACTAGATATGATTTGTTGGATAAGGAGTCTGTTTTTCTTATTGGTTCCAAGTTTTATAAAGCATCCAATGATTCTAGACAAGGATCAGGAGGTCTTGGATCAGGACCTGATTTTAACTTTCAGGATGAGGCTTTTCCTGATTACCCTAATCAATCTTCTTTTGATTTTCCTAATGTTAACCTCGCTATTTTTGGAGAAAATATTTTCAAACTATCAGAGAAGTTTTCTGTTACTCCAGGATTTAGATTTGAATATATTAAAACAGAGAGTGAAGGAACTTTTAATAATGTAGTATTTGATAATGCTGGTAATCCAATTGCTAATAATATAGAGACGGATAATAGAGAATTGGATCGATCCTTTTTTCTTTTCGGAATTGGGTCTAGTTATAAACTTAATAATTCTCTAGAAACTTATGTGAATGTTTCACAAAACTATAGATCTATTACTTTTAGTGATATAAGAGTAGTAAGTCCCACCTTTAGAGTTGACCCGAACATAGGAGATGAAGAAGGCTTTACCGCGGATATTGGAGTAAGAGGCAGACTAAACAATATGTTGTCATATGATGTGAGTGTTTTTGGACTAGTGTATGATGATAGAATAGGCATTGTTTTTAATGATAGGGCTGAACGCGTAAGAGGAAATATCGGAGATGCATTTATTTATGGGGTAGAGAGTTTTGTGGATTGGAATATTTGGAATACATTTTCTGGAGATAATGAAAATTATAGATTAAATCTTTTTGCTAATGCTTCTTTTACCAGTTCAGAATATACATCGTCTGATCTTTCGGGAGTAGAAGGAAACAAAGTAGAGTTTATACCAGAAATTAACTTAAAAACTGGACTTAAATTTGGTTATAAGAACTTTCTAGCAGACATTCAATACACATATCTTTCTGAGCAATTTACTGATGTTTCTAATGCTTCTGTAGCATTGGATGGAGATAATAGAAATGGTATCATTGGTGAGATACCATCTTATTCTATTTTAGATGTATCTTTTTCTTATACCTATAAGAAGTTTAAATTAGAAACAGGAGTTAATAATCTTTTAGATGAAAGTTATTTTACACAAAGAGCTACAGGATATCCAGGCCCCGGAATTATACCATCTGATCCTTTAACTTGGTATGCTACATTGCAATTTAAGTGGTAA
- a CDS encoding HTTM domain-containing protein encodes MKFQLNEYLKKNTEAAPLAVFRIFFGLMMFVSIIRFWSYGWIDKLYVQPTFFFSYYGFDFIKPIGSYTYLIFIVCAVSALLVMIGYKYRIAIIVFFLSFTYIELMDKTTYLNHYYFISILSFLLIFLPANAYYSLDAKVRGISFQKIPVWTIDTLKLLIGIVYFYAGLAKLNSDWLLNAMPLKIWLPSKYDIPLIGGLMQQEWVHYAFSYTGAIYDLTIPFLLLFRKTRVFAFIMVVVFHVLTRVLFPIGMFPYVMIVSALIFFDGNIHHKILQFISRICNIKKIGFDTNRTLIIRSLRTKIIVSIMGVFFVIQLLLPFRYMLYPGELFWTEEGYRFSWRVMLMEKAGYANFKIVDQKTGKRFYVDNDDFLTPFQQKQMATQPDFILEYANYLKKHFEKQGHQNVQVFVESYVALNGRLSSQYIDPKVDLGKQKESFKHKTWIIPFKDEIKGL; translated from the coding sequence ATGAAATTTCAACTAAACGAATATCTTAAAAAAAATACAGAGGCTGCACCACTTGCAGTCTTTCGTATTTTTTTTGGTTTAATGATGTTCGTTAGTATTATTCGTTTTTGGAGTTATGGTTGGATAGATAAATTATATGTTCAACCAACTTTTTTCTTCTCGTATTATGGGTTTGATTTTATTAAACCTATTGGAAGTTACACATACTTGATTTTTATTGTATGTGCTGTTTCTGCGCTACTTGTTATGATTGGATATAAATATAGAATTGCAATCATAGTATTTTTTTTAAGTTTTACGTACATAGAATTGATGGATAAGACTACGTATCTTAATCATTACTATTTTATTAGTATTCTAAGTTTTTTATTAATCTTTTTGCCGGCTAACGCTTATTATTCGTTAGATGCTAAGGTGCGAGGGATATCCTTTCAGAAAATTCCAGTTTGGACAATTGATACACTTAAGTTACTTATTGGAATAGTTTATTTCTACGCGGGTCTTGCAAAGCTTAATTCGGATTGGTTATTAAATGCAATGCCGCTTAAAATTTGGTTACCTTCTAAATATGATATTCCTTTAATAGGTGGTTTAATGCAGCAGGAGTGGGTGCATTATGCATTTAGTTATACTGGTGCGATTTATGATTTAACAATTCCATTTTTGTTGCTATTTAGAAAGACTAGAGTTTTTGCCTTTATAATGGTAGTTGTATTCCATGTTTTGACCAGAGTTCTTTTTCCAATAGGGATGTTTCCATATGTGATGATTGTGAGTGCATTGATATTTTTTGATGGAAATATACATCATAAGATATTACAATTTATTTCAAGAATATGTAATATTAAGAAAATAGGTTTTGATACTAATAGAACTTTAATTATAAGATCTTTAAGGACAAAAATTATTGTGTCGATAATGGGAGTTTTTTTTGTGATTCAATTACTTTTGCCGTTTCGGTATATGTTATATCCCGGAGAATTGTTTTGGACAGAAGAGGGCTATCGTTTCTCTTGGCGGGTGATGTTAATGGAAAAGGCAGGTTACGCTAATTTTAAAATCGTGGATCAAAAAACTGGAAAACGATTTTATGTTGATAATGATGATTTTTTAACTCCTTTTCAGCAAAAACAAATGGCAACACAGCCAGATTTTATATTAGAGTATGCAAACTACTTAAAAAAACATTTTGAAAAACAGGGGCATCAGAATGTACAGGTATTTGTAGAAAGTTATGTGGCGCTTAATGGTAGATTAAGTAGTCAATATATTGATCCCAAAGTGGATCTTGGAAAACAAAAAGAGTCATTTAAACATAAAACGTGGATTATTCCATTTAAGGATGAGATTAAGGGATTGTAA
- a CDS encoding imelysin family protein has product MKKFGFLTVVVLVLILAACSSSDDSGETTDNFDRKALLENVADNIVIPAYQNFSTDMAALKVAASDFVSTTNESNLATLRQAWSTAFISWQSVSMFEIGKAEEISFRNFMNVYPVSAANIEANISSGTYDLTSVSQQDEQGFGSLDYLINGLSDSDDAIVGFYTDVTTGTNYKNYLIDLVTRMDDMTSEVLNDWTDTFRDSFVNNNGSSATSSLDKLVNDFIFHYEKHLRAGKIGIPAGVFSGTPLDDRVEAIYKGDLSKTLFNANLDALQDFFNGKNFSSSTTGQSLKTYLDFLNTIKDEEDLSSLINNQFNTARTIATNLNEDFSEQVRTNNSLMLNTYDELQKNVVFLKVDMLQAIAVNIDFVDADGD; this is encoded by the coding sequence ATGAAGAAGTTTGGGTTTTTGACAGTGGTTGTTTTAGTTCTTATTCTGGCTGCCTGTTCATCTAGCGATGATAGTGGAGAAACAACAGATAATTTTGATAGAAAAGCACTGTTAGAAAATGTAGCAGATAATATTGTAATTCCAGCGTATCAAAATTTTTCTACTGATATGGCTGCGTTAAAAGTAGCTGCATCGGATTTTGTAAGTACAACGAATGAGTCTAATTTGGCAACTCTAAGACAAGCTTGGTCTACTGCATTTATCTCTTGGCAATCTGTTAGCATGTTTGAAATAGGGAAGGCAGAAGAGATTTCTTTTAGAAATTTTATGAATGTATATCCTGTTAGTGCTGCAAATATAGAAGCAAATATATCTTCAGGAACTTATGATCTTACTTCGGTTTCTCAACAAGATGAACAAGGTTTTGGTTCATTAGATTATTTAATTAATGGTCTTTCTGATTCTGATGATGCTATCGTTGGTTTCTATACAGATGTCACTACTGGTACAAATTATAAAAATTATCTTATTGATCTTGTTACCAGAATGGATGATATGACATCAGAGGTGTTGAATGACTGGACAGATACTTTTAGAGATTCTTTTGTAAATAATAATGGTTCATCCGCAACAAGTTCATTAGACAAATTAGTGAATGATTTTATATTTCATTATGAAAAACACTTACGTGCAGGTAAAATAGGTATTCCTGCAGGTGTATTTTCTGGAACTCCTTTAGATGACAGAGTAGAAGCGATTTATAAAGGAGATTTGTCAAAAACACTTTTTAACGCGAATCTTGATGCATTACAAGATTTCTTTAATGGAAAGAATTTTAGTAGTAGTACCACAGGTCAGAGTTTAAAGACATACTTAGATTTTCTTAATACAATTAAAGATGAGGAAGATTTAAGTAGCCTGATTAATAATCAGTTTAATACAGCTAGAACAATAGCAACTAACCTGAACGAAGATTTTTCTGAACAAGTGAGAACAAATAATAGTCTAATGCTTAATACATATGATGAGCTGCAAAAGAATGTTGTTTTTCTAAAAGTAGATATGCTTCAGGCTATAGCTGTAAATATTGATTTTGTAGATGCCGATGGAGATTAA
- a CDS encoding DUF4856 domain-containing protein has protein sequence MKIKSVFKIVCISGTIVLGSCSSDDDATPIVQVEAPATYEFLREGESTVSFSGQTTRIAMAEVVISQFLDNTSTEAIIDAMFDHQENADDFEDADLNASDKSVRNKTAASRDYFSSNATEAAAIKADFDAWINGQVDEVFPNWAITATAGNAGVLQEAGGGSNRYINAKGLEYNQAFAKSLIGALMTDQALNNYLGTAVLDEADNVANNDNGVVADGSTYTTMEHKWDEAYGYVYGASVDPANPNATIGDDDSFLNKYVGRVEDDADFTGIADDIYDAFKLGRAAIVAKNYTVRDEQAAILREKISQVIAIRAVYYLQQGKASLEAGTVDYASAFHDLSEGFGFVYSLQFTRNSDSTAPYFTRTEVQSLIDDLMGGTNGLWDVTPETLDAMSETIASKFDFTVAQAGS, from the coding sequence ATGAAAATTAAAAGTGTATTCAAAATTGTATGTATATCAGGAACTATCGTTTTAGGTTCTTGTTCTTCTGATGATGATGCAACTCCAATCGTGCAAGTAGAAGCGCCTGCGACATATGAGTTTTTACGTGAAGGAGAAAGTACTGTAAGTTTTAGTGGGCAAACTACCAGAATAGCAATGGCAGAGGTAGTTATTAGTCAATTTCTTGATAACACAAGTACAGAAGCTATTATAGATGCAATGTTTGATCATCAAGAAAATGCAGATGATTTTGAAGATGCAGATTTAAACGCTTCGGATAAAAGTGTAAGAAACAAAACTGCAGCATCAAGAGATTATTTTTCTTCTAACGCTACAGAAGCTGCAGCAATAAAAGCTGATTTTGATGCTTGGATTAATGGTCAGGTTGATGAGGTTTTTCCTAACTGGGCGATAACTGCTACAGCTGGTAACGCAGGAGTTCTTCAGGAAGCTGGAGGTGGATCTAATAGATATATAAATGCTAAAGGATTAGAGTATAATCAGGCTTTTGCTAAAAGTTTGATCGGTGCTTTAATGACGGATCAAGCATTAAATAATTACCTAGGTACAGCTGTTCTTGACGAGGCTGATAATGTAGCAAACAATGATAATGGTGTAGTTGCTGATGGTAGTACATATACTACTATGGAGCATAAATGGGATGAAGCTTATGGATATGTTTACGGTGCATCTGTAGATCCAGCGAATCCTAATGCTACTATTGGTGATGATGATAGTTTTCTTAATAAATATGTTGGTAGAGTAGAAGATGATGCTGATTTCACAGGAATTGCTGATGATATTTATGATGCATTTAAGCTTGGTAGAGCTGCTATTGTTGCTAAAAACTACACTGTACGTGACGAGCAAGCTGCAATTCTTAGAGAAAAGATCTCGCAAGTTATTGCAATAAGAGCCGTTTATTATTTACAACAAGGAAAAGCATCATTAGAGGCTGGTACTGTAGATTATGCAAGTGCGTTTCACGATCTTTCTGAAGGATTTGGATTTGTTTATAGTTTGCAGTTTACTAGAAATTCTGATAGTACTGCTCCTTATTTCACTAGAACAGAGGTGCAAAGCTTGATAGATGATCTTATGGGAGGAACAAATGGTTTATGGGATGTAACACCAGAAACATTAGATGCAATGTCAGAAACTATCGCATCTAAGTTTGATTTTACCGTAGCACAGGCTGGAAGCTAA
- a CDS encoding heme-binding domain-containing protein, whose product MKNVLKKVGLLLLVVLVIMQFVRPDKNESGYESVAYFENDTKPTEEIKEILKSNCYDCHSNQTVYPWYAEIAPVSYWLADHVEEGKEHFNVSDWEGYSDKKKDHKLDELIEEVEEGEMPLSSYTWIHGDLEKEEMEVLINWTRELRKKYTTN is encoded by the coding sequence ATGAAAAACGTATTAAAAAAAGTAGGACTGTTATTGTTAGTAGTATTAGTAATTATGCAATTTGTTAGACCAGATAAGAACGAGTCAGGATATGAATCGGTAGCTTATTTTGAAAATGATACAAAGCCAACAGAGGAGATAAAGGAAATATTAAAAAGTAATTGTTATGATTGTCATAGTAATCAAACCGTATACCCTTGGTATGCAGAAATAGCGCCAGTTTCTTATTGGTTAGCAGATCATGTAGAAGAAGGAAAAGAACATTTTAATGTTTCTGATTGGGAAGGATATTCTGATAAGAAAAAAGACCATAAGTTAGATGAGTTGATAGAAGAGGTAGAAGAAGGAGAAATGCCACTTTCGTCATATACTTGGATCCACGGTGATTTAGAAAAAGAAGAAATGGAAGTTCTAATTAATTGGACAAGAGAGCTTAGAAAAAAATACACTACAAATTAG
- a CDS encoding hydroxymethylglutaryl-CoA lyase, which produces MAEKVKIIECPRDAMQGIKDFIPTEKKVQYIQSLLRCGFDTIDFGSFVSPKAIPQMVDTAEVLSKLDLSTTESKLLAIIANVRGANDAVQHKEIDYLGYPFSISENFQMRNTHKTIAESVETLQEILNIADKANKKVVAYLSMGFGNPYGDPWNVEIVGDWTEKLSNMGVKILSLSDTVGTSNPEIIEYLYANLIPKYPDIEFGAHLHTTPTTWHEKVDAAYKAGCRRFDGAIQGFGGCPMAKDELTGNMPTERMLSYFTTVQADTNVRTMSFESSHNEATKIFTKYH; this is translated from the coding sequence ATGGCCGAAAAAGTAAAAATCATTGAATGTCCAAGAGATGCTATGCAAGGCATTAAGGATTTTATTCCAACTGAAAAAAAAGTACAATATATTCAATCGTTATTGCGATGTGGCTTTGATACTATAGATTTTGGTAGTTTTGTGTCACCAAAAGCAATTCCGCAGATGGTAGATACTGCAGAGGTTTTATCAAAATTGGATCTTTCGACTACAGAAAGTAAACTATTGGCAATAATAGCTAATGTTCGTGGAGCTAATGATGCTGTACAGCATAAAGAGATTGATTATTTGGGATATCCTTTTTCGATTTCAGAAAATTTCCAGATGCGTAATACACATAAGACTATTGCAGAATCCGTAGAGACTTTACAGGAAATTTTAAACATCGCAGATAAAGCTAATAAAAAAGTAGTGGCATATTTATCCATGGGTTTTGGAAACCCTTATGGAGATCCTTGGAATGTTGAGATTGTGGGTGATTGGACAGAGAAGTTAAGCAATATGGGAGTGAAAATTTTATCACTTTCTGATACTGTAGGTACTTCGAATCCAGAAATTATAGAGTATTTATATGCCAACTTGATTCCAAAATATCCTGATATAGAATTTGGGGCGCATTTACATACAACGCCTACAACCTGGCATGAAAAAGTAGATGCGGCCTACAAAGCAGGTTGTAGAAGATTTGATGGAGCAATACAAGGATTTGGAGGATGCCCAATGGCAAAAGATGAATTAACGGGTAATATGCCTACGGAGAGGATGCTTTCTTACTTTACAACTGTACAGGCAGATACTAATGTAAGAACAATGAGTTTTGAGTCTTCTCATAATGAAGCAACAAAGATATTTACAAAATACCATTAA
- a CDS encoding LysE family translocator has product MNFDILYTFIIATLALSISPGPDNIYVLMQSIVNGKKYGLATVAGLMSGCLVHTTLVAFGVSVIIQKSEMLFFAIKLMGALYLFFLAYKVWRSKGSIQLSEDSVEKKSVGQLFRQGFIMNVLNPKVSIFFLAFFPGFLFSQELSNVTQFYVLGFLFIVVSFFVFGGIAIMAGYISDFVKSNSGIGEFLKWMQIIVFIGIGIFILFSRK; this is encoded by the coding sequence ATGAATTTTGACATCTTATATACGTTTATAATTGCCACGTTGGCCTTATCAATCTCTCCAGGACCTGATAATATTTATGTGTTGATGCAAAGTATTGTTAATGGGAAAAAATATGGTCTTGCCACTGTGGCTGGATTGATGTCAGGATGTCTAGTGCACACTACCTTAGTAGCCTTTGGAGTTTCAGTTATTATTCAAAAAAGTGAAATGTTATTTTTTGCAATAAAATTGATGGGAGCATTGTATTTGTTTTTTTTGGCATATAAAGTATGGAGAAGTAAAGGATCTATTCAGCTTTCTGAGGATTCAGTTGAAAAAAAGAGTGTTGGGCAATTGTTTAGGCAAGGTTTTATAATGAATGTACTGAATCCTAAAGTTTCTATATTCTTTTTAGCCTTTTTTCCTGGGTTTTTATTTAGTCAAGAGTTAAGTAATGTAACGCAGTTTTATGTTTTAGGTTTTTTGTTTATCGTAGTGTCTTTTTTTGTTTTTGGAGGGATAGCAATTATGGCTGGTTATATTTCGGATTTTGTTAAAAGTAATTCTGGGATTGGAGAGTTCTTAAAATGGATGCAAATAATTGTCTTTATTGGAATAGGAATTTTTATCCTTTTTTCTAGAAAATAA
- a CDS encoding spondin domain-containing protein: MKKLILNSLILLLVFTTYGQTTATYDIVFTSNWASHGTLPGNAHFTELVGATHNNNITFLEMGGFATPGIEDVAELGLFGDFSNEVNTAIAANNADQFIEGPNLFPTSSNLTIKISDLTISSDYPLVSLASMIAPSPDWMIAVNSISLIDNGGQWIPEISIDLFPYDAGTEEGTGYSLSNNATNPHEAIAMLSPSNSPFNSDKIGTIVFTQKQLNVQDFNTQKNDITISPNPSDGNISIHANQSSTIKEIEVYNVLGKQVRRYNFKQSNSNINLNLSNLNAGIYLVRLHTNSGTTETQKIILR, encoded by the coding sequence ATGAAAAAACTTATACTAAACTCTCTTATATTACTTTTGGTATTTACAACATATGGTCAAACTACGGCCACATATGATATTGTTTTTACAAGTAATTGGGCATCTCACGGAACTTTACCTGGTAACGCGCATTTTACAGAGCTAGTAGGTGCTACACATAACAATAACATTACTTTTTTAGAAATGGGTGGTTTTGCCACTCCTGGAATTGAAGACGTTGCTGAATTAGGTCTTTTCGGTGACTTCTCTAACGAAGTAAACACTGCAATCGCAGCAAATAATGCAGATCAATTTATAGAAGGTCCGAATTTATTCCCTACTTCTTCTAATCTAACAATTAAAATTAGTGATCTTACGATTAGTTCTGATTATCCACTAGTTAGTCTTGCCTCTATGATTGCTCCTAGTCCTGACTGGATGATTGCTGTAAACAGCATATCTCTGATAGACAATGGAGGACAATGGATCCCAGAGATCTCTATAGATCTTTTCCCATATGACGCTGGAACTGAAGAAGGAACTGGATATAGCCTTAGCAATAATGCTACTAACCCTCACGAAGCTATTGCTATGCTTTCACCATCAAATTCACCATTTAATTCCGATAAAATAGGCACTATAGTTTTTACCCAAAAACAACTTAACGTACAGGATTTTAATACACAAAAGAATGACATCACTATTTCACCAAATCCTAGTGATGGTAACATATCTATACACGCAAACCAATCATCGACGATAAAAGAAATTGAAGTTTACAATGTTTTAGGGAAACAAGTCAGACGTTACAATTTTAAACAAAGTAATAGTAATATTAATCTAAATTTAAGTAATCTAAACGCTGGAATTTATCTAGTGCGACTTCATACTAATTCAGGAACAACAGAAACTCAAAAAATAATTCTGAGATAG
- a CDS encoding quinone-dependent dihydroorotate dehydrogenase, whose protein sequence is MYKSLVRPILFKYDPEGVHHFTFKMIRTLSKFPFVSGVFRSLYQVKNSKLEREVFGLKFKNPVGLAAGFDKNAVLYNELANFGFGFIEIGTVTPKAQEGNPKKRLFRLKEDSGIINRMGFNNEGLESAITQLKKNKGKLIIGGNIGKNTDTAPEDYTRDYLACFNALHPYVDYFVLNVSCPNVGSHAKLNDKEYLEELIRTVQKANLTFSAQKPIVLKIAPDLNNTQLDEIIELVKITKLDGVIASNTSVNREGLQTSKKRLEDIGNGGLSGLPIKSRSTKVIKYLSEKSNQAFPIIGVGGIHTAADAIEKLEAGASLVQIYTGFIYEGPKLIKNINKMVVQKGL, encoded by the coding sequence ATGTATAAATCCCTAGTTCGACCAATATTATTTAAATATGATCCAGAAGGTGTACATCACTTTACCTTCAAAATGATTAGAACGCTATCAAAGTTTCCTTTTGTATCAGGTGTTTTTAGAAGTTTATATCAAGTCAAAAACTCCAAATTAGAAAGAGAAGTTTTTGGATTGAAATTTAAAAACCCTGTTGGATTAGCAGCTGGATTTGATAAAAACGCAGTATTGTATAACGAGTTAGCTAATTTTGGGTTTGGTTTTATTGAAATCGGAACGGTTACTCCGAAAGCTCAGGAAGGTAATCCTAAAAAACGGTTATTTCGATTAAAAGAAGATTCTGGGATCATTAATAGAATGGGATTTAATAATGAAGGATTAGAATCAGCGATTACTCAATTAAAAAAGAATAAAGGTAAACTCATAATAGGTGGTAATATTGGAAAGAACACAGATACAGCTCCCGAGGATTATACGAGAGATTACTTAGCTTGTTTTAATGCATTACACCCATATGTTGATTATTTTGTACTAAATGTTAGTTGTCCTAATGTTGGGAGTCATGCAAAACTTAATGACAAAGAATATTTAGAAGAGTTAATTAGAACTGTTCAAAAAGCAAATCTTACATTTTCGGCACAAAAACCAATTGTACTAAAAATAGCTCCCGATTTAAACAACACTCAATTAGATGAAATAATAGAACTAGTTAAGATAACAAAATTGGATGGTGTAATTGCTAGTAATACTTCTGTTAATAGAGAAGGATTACAGACTTCTAAGAAAAGATTAGAAGATATTGGTAATGGAGGATTAAGTGGGCTACCAATCAAGAGCAGAAGTACAAAAGTGATAAAATATTTATCAGAAAAAAGTAACCAAGCTTTTCCTATAATTGGAGTAGGAGGTATTCATACAGCTGCGGATGCAATTGAAAAATTAGAAGCAGGAGCAAGCTTAGTTCAGATTTATACTGGTTTTATCTATGAAGGGCCAAAATTGATAAAAAATATCAATAAAATGGTTGTTCAAAAAGGATTGTAA